The Mauremys reevesii isolate NIE-2019 linkage group 1, ASM1616193v1, whole genome shotgun sequence genome has a segment encoding these proteins:
- the LOC120370719 gene encoding complement C1s subcomponent-like codes for MLRLLLLWGSLLFGVVSSSPTPRKLFGEITSPNYPNPYPNNNISTWDITVPMGFVVNLDFWQFDLQPSESCLSDYVKITADKKDLGRYCGQLGSATGNHPGVREFVSKGNQMRLMFHSDFSNEENGTLIPYKGFLAHYQAVGIQCPQPVPRDQFTLIKDLQPLYRFHDYVNVSCQTGYGLMEGDQKLASFSAVCQDDGTWHRPMPRCEIVSCGDPKNLTNGAFSYVSEHGNNNYQSVITYQCEEPYYHIVTNSDTYNCSAEGSWADQDGHEDIPVCLPVMYRCSASRRWVSEEMGTELPLCVPVCGIPSTPIQELQRIFGGTRAKPGNFPWQVLFQNPRAGGVLISDRWVLTAAHVLDDSNSKPIMYARVTNISQHIKREESIQLFEEEVFIHPNWTKVANPEARTNFDNDIALLRLTAPVKMGPKISPLCLPGGSPEYELEKGRLGYISGWGRTEDRNKVYHLRKAQIPVVDMAQCRSVKPKPPADSTTFQFTDNMVCAGDGTKDSCFGDGGGAYAIKDPHNDRQYYVGGLVSWGPQCGTYGLYTRVGRYRDWIMGTMNRYEEAEGSHK; via the exons AT GCTCCGCCTGCTCCTCCTGTGGGGGTCTCTCCTCTTTGGAGTCGTCAGTTCCAGCCCAACCCCAAGGAAGCTTTTTGGGGAGATCACATCCCCCAATTACCCCAACCCATACCCCAACAACAACATCAGCACCTGGGACATTACAGTCCCAATGGGGTTTGTGGTGAACTTGGACTTCTGGCAGTTCGACCTGCAGCCATCTGAGTCCTGCCTCTCTGACTACGTCAAG ATCACAGCAGATAAGAAAGACCTGGGTCGGTACTGTGGCCAGCTAGGCTCAGCGACAGGCAACCACCCAGGAGTCAGGGAGTTTGTGTCCAAAGGGAACCAGATGAGGCTGATGTTCCACTCTGACTTCTCCAACGAGGAGAACGGCACCCTTATCCCCTACAAGGGCTTCCTGGCCCATTACCAAGCTGTGG GAATCCAGTGCCCACAGCCTGTGCCAAGGGACCAGTTCACCCTCATCAAAGACTTGCAGCCCCTGTACCGATTTCATGACTACGTCAATGTCAGCTGCCAGACTGGGTATGGACTGATGGAG GGTGACCAGAAGTTGGCATCCTTCAGCGCTGTCTGCCAGGATGATGGGACTTGGCACCGACCCATGCCCCGGTGTGAAA TTGTGAGCTGTGGTGACCCCAAAAATCTCACCAACGGGGCCTTCAGTTATGTTAGCGAACACGGAAACAACAACTACCAGTCAGTGATCACCTACCAGTGCGAGGAGCCTTATTACCACATAGTCACCAACAGCG ATACATACAACTGCTCCGCTGAGGGCTCCTGGGCAGACCAAGATGGCCATGAGGACATCCCAGTGTGTTTACCAG TGATGTATCGGTGTTCAGCCAGCAGGAGATGGGTGAGCGAAGAGATGGGAACAGAGCTTCCATTGTGTGTCCCAG TCTGTGGGATCCCCAGTACACCCatccaggagctgcagaggatTTTTGGGGGCACCCGTGCTAAGCCAGGCAACTTCCCCTGGCAGGTCTTATTCCAAAACCCACGGGCAGGTGGGGTACTTATTTCAGACCGCTGGGTGCTGACTGCAGCTCATGTGCTGGATGATTCAAATAGCAAGCCCATAATGTATGCTAGGGTGACCAACATCAGCCAACACATAAAGAGGGAGGAGTCCATACAGCTGTTTGAAGAAGAAGTGTTCATTCACCCTAACTGGACGAAAGTGGCAAATCCAGAAGCTCGGACAAATTTTGATAATGACATTGCACTGCTGAGACTGACGGCGCCTGTGAAGATGGGCCCCAAGATCTCACCACTCTGCCTCCCTGGTGGTTCCCCTGAATATGAGCTGGAGAAAGGCAGACTGGGCTACATATCTGGCTGGGGCCGGACAGAGGACCGAAACAAAGTTTACCATCTCAGGAAGGCACAGATCCCTGTGGTGGACATGGCACAATGCCGTAGTGTGAAGCCAAAGCCACCTGCTGATTCCACCACTTTCCAATTCACTGACAACATGGTCTGTGCTGGAGATGGCACAAAGGACAGCTGTTTCGGAGACGGTGGCGGAGCCTATGCCATCAAAGACCCCCACAATGACAGACAGTACTATGTGGGTGGCCTGGTCTCCTGGGGACCACAGTGTGGCACATATGGCCTTTACACCAGAGTGGGGCGCTACCGGGACTGGATCATGGGGACCATGAACCGATATGAGGAGGCAGAGGGATCACACAAATAG